The following are encoded together in the Desulforegula conservatrix Mb1Pa genome:
- a CDS encoding radical SAM protein translates to MNKTVSFSKNAVNVFFHILTACNLKCAHCYINPKQHGHNTLPLSTIKEWLSAFSDKSKKANVIFLGGEPTLHPDLPEAIRFARSIGYQSITVDTNGYLFNEFLDRISPSELDFLSFSLDGATMETNDRLRGIGCYETCIKGIKSSVEKGFNTSAIFTVSRANIHELEFMPELVRDLGIKHFFIQVIGIRGEAAHDRKETTQISNQISKNEWLMKIPPVAEKTAGYGIKVTYPKVFLEPDDTFECGGTEAENYFIFPNGRVYRCPLCEDFPVHALEFIDGKIVKQPPLNEDNFFGLSIPEGCVMNRMIQPGNIEYKSDGTPASRIACCLIKKEIDPCGI, encoded by the coding sequence ATGAATAAAACAGTCAGTTTTTCAAAAAATGCGGTCAATGTTTTTTTTCACATACTGACCGCATGCAATCTCAAATGCGCCCATTGCTACATCAACCCGAAGCAGCACGGCCATAATACCCTTCCACTGTCCACAATCAAGGAATGGCTTTCAGCCTTTTCAGATAAAAGTAAAAAAGCGAACGTCATATTTCTTGGAGGCGAGCCGACCCTCCATCCTGATCTTCCTGAAGCGATCAGATTCGCAAGATCCATAGGCTATCAGTCAATCACAGTCGATACGAACGGCTATCTGTTCAATGAATTTCTGGACAGAATATCTCCTTCTGAGCTTGATTTTCTCAGCTTCAGCCTGGACGGGGCAACGATGGAGACCAATGACAGACTGAGGGGCATTGGATGCTACGAAACCTGCATAAAAGGGATAAAATCGTCCGTGGAAAAAGGGTTCAACACGAGCGCCATATTCACGGTCAGCAGAGCGAATATCCATGAGCTTGAATTTATGCCTGAGCTTGTACGAGATCTCGGAATAAAGCATTTTTTCATCCAGGTGATAGGCATAAGGGGCGAAGCAGCCCATGACAGAAAAGAAACCACCCAAATATCTAATCAGATATCCAAAAACGAGTGGCTCATGAAAATTCCGCCAGTAGCGGAAAAAACAGCTGGATACGGCATAAAGGTTACTTATCCCAAGGTGTTTCTTGAGCCGGATGATACTTTTGAGTGCGGCGGAACAGAGGCTGAAAACTATTTCATATTTCCCAACGGCAGGGTCTACAGATGCCCTCTTTGCGAGGATTTCCCGGTTCATGCCCTGGAATTCATAGATGGGAAAATAGTGAAACAGCCGCCTCTTAACGAGGATAATTTTTTCGGGCTTTCCATCCCTGAAGGCTGCGTGATGAACAGAATGATCCAGCCAGGCAATATTGAATACAAGTCTGACGGTACACCTGCATCAAGGATTGCATGCTGCCTGATCAAAAAAGAGATTGACCCTTGCGGCATATGA
- a CDS encoding FAD-dependent oxidoreductase, producing the protein MSKTPAYTISGKENGIRIDSRLLEERIQKAIEDGHRNIVVDAFGQHGIGGRLWKAGAEKVYIKVVGPPGQRLGSFAYPNTTIEIMGPVSEDLGWLNAGAEIIVHGNAGNGAANAMAQGKLYIAGNTGSRAMTMTKKNPRFEPPEVWVLGSVGDYFGEFMAGGIAVICGWKSQSPQNVLGYRPLVGMVSGTVYVRGPFDGYSKADAKEVEITDEDWNWLTSNLKAYLEKISRQELLDPMSVRSDWRKITAKGPQEKGGSNRMSMSDFHKNVWNAELGKGGLIGDLSDMDMSPIPLITTGDLRRYVPVWENDKYMAPCQATCPSGIPVQERWRLVREGRIDEAVDMALAYSPFPATVCGYLCPNPCMGACTKADAGMAPVDITLLGKASIKAKTPKLPELSGKKVAIIGGGPAGISAAWQLRQAGHEVFIFDNAEEIGGKITSVIPNTRIPKEVISKELERVRDVVGHVQTSEITKAEFEKIAAEYDFVIIATGAQKPRTLPVPGKERLVTSLDFLLKSKANAIKPGKNVVVIGAGNVGCDVATEAKRLGAETVTLIDVQKPAAFGKEKEEAEHVGAIFRYPCFTSEITSEGVKLTTGEIIPADTVVVSIGDAADLDFLPERIRVEKGLITVNDVFQTTDSKIFAIGDIVKAGLITDAIGAGRISANAISDIIGGKRPQSDTRLMIDKNRIKLEYYDPRILEYGDNEQCGAECASCGKCRDCGICVAVCPEAAISRKQIGFSDFEYRVNADKCIACGFCAGACPCGIWNLTVNSPLE; encoded by the coding sequence ATGAGCAAGACACCAGCTTATACAATTTCAGGCAAGGAAAATGGAATCAGGATTGACTCCAGACTGCTTGAAGAAAGAATACAAAAAGCCATTGAAGATGGCCACAGAAACATAGTGGTCGACGCCTTCGGCCAGCACGGAATCGGAGGCAGACTCTGGAAGGCCGGAGCAGAAAAGGTCTATATAAAGGTTGTCGGACCTCCGGGTCAGAGACTCGGGTCATTTGCGTATCCGAACACCACCATAGAAATAATGGGCCCTGTCTCGGAAGATCTGGGCTGGCTCAATGCAGGAGCTGAAATAATTGTCCACGGCAACGCTGGCAACGGAGCCGCCAACGCAATGGCCCAGGGAAAGCTTTATATAGCGGGCAATACCGGCTCCAGAGCCATGACCATGACCAAAAAGAATCCGCGATTCGAGCCTCCTGAAGTATGGGTACTCGGCAGCGTTGGAGACTATTTCGGCGAGTTCATGGCAGGCGGCATAGCCGTAATCTGCGGCTGGAAATCACAGTCTCCGCAAAATGTTCTCGGATACCGTCCGCTGGTTGGAATGGTGAGCGGAACAGTATATGTCAGAGGGCCTTTCGACGGATACAGCAAGGCAGACGCCAAGGAAGTTGAAATAACAGACGAAGACTGGAACTGGCTGACATCAAATTTAAAAGCCTATCTTGAAAAAATAAGCAGACAAGAACTTCTTGATCCAATGTCAGTAAGATCAGACTGGCGTAAGATAACTGCCAAAGGGCCGCAGGAAAAAGGCGGTTCAAACAGAATGTCCATGTCAGACTTTCATAAGAACGTATGGAATGCCGAACTTGGGAAAGGCGGCCTCATAGGCGATCTTTCGGACATGGACATGAGTCCAATCCCACTGATTACAACAGGAGATCTAAGAAGATACGTGCCTGTGTGGGAAAACGACAAATACATGGCTCCATGCCAGGCAACCTGCCCGTCAGGTATTCCTGTCCAGGAACGCTGGAGACTTGTTCGTGAAGGAAGAATCGACGAGGCCGTTGACATGGCCCTTGCGTATTCTCCATTCCCTGCCACTGTCTGCGGATATCTCTGCCCGAATCCGTGCATGGGAGCATGTACCAAGGCAGACGCAGGAATGGCTCCGGTTGACATTACGCTTCTTGGAAAAGCAAGCATAAAGGCAAAAACTCCAAAACTGCCAGAGCTTTCGGGTAAAAAAGTCGCCATCATAGGCGGTGGCCCTGCCGGTATTTCAGCGGCATGGCAACTCAGACAGGCTGGTCACGAAGTGTTTATTTTCGACAATGCTGAAGAAATAGGCGGAAAAATAACTTCTGTCATTCCTAACACAAGAATTCCAAAGGAAGTAATCTCCAAGGAACTTGAAAGGGTGAGGGACGTCGTCGGCCATGTCCAGACATCGGAAATAACAAAAGCTGAATTTGAAAAGATCGCGGCTGAATACGATTTTGTAATAATTGCAACAGGCGCCCAGAAACCAAGGACCCTTCCTGTTCCGGGCAAGGAAAGGCTCGTCACATCCCTTGATTTTCTTTTGAAATCCAAGGCAAACGCGATCAAGCCAGGAAAAAACGTTGTTGTAATAGGAGCAGGAAACGTAGGTTGCGATGTCGCAACCGAGGCAAAACGCCTTGGCGCAGAGACAGTCACCCTCATCGACGTTCAGAAGCCAGCTGCTTTCGGCAAGGAAAAGGAAGAAGCTGAACATGTGGGCGCAATTTTCAGGTATCCTTGCTTTACAAGCGAGATCACTTCTGAAGGCGTGAAGCTCACGACAGGCGAAATAATTCCGGCTGACACAGTTGTTGTTTCAATTGGCGATGCTGCTGATCTTGACTTCCTACCCGAAAGAATAAGGGTCGAAAAAGGTCTCATCACAGTAAATGATGTGTTTCAGACCACAGATTCCAAAATTTTTGCCATAGGCGACATCGTAAAAGCCGGTCTCATCACAGATGCCATAGGAGCCGGACGCATATCAGCCAATGCAATATCTGACATAATCGGAGGCAAACGGCCCCAGTCAGACACAAGGCTGATGATAGACAAAAACAGAATCAAACTTGAATACTATGATCCAAGGATTCTCGAGTACGGTGACAACGAGCAGTGCGGAGCAGAATGCGCATCCTGCGGAAAATGCAGGGACTGCGGAATCTGTGTCGCGGTCTGCCCTGAGGCCGCAATCTCAAGAAAACAGATCGGATTCAGCGACTTTGAGTACAGGGTCAATGCCGACAAATGTATTGCCTGCGGATTCTGCGCCGGAGCCTGTCCATGCGGGATATGGAATCTTACGGTGAATTCGCCTCTGGAATAA
- the purF gene encoding amidophosphoribosyltransferase: protein MYNIFESEKPREACGVFGIHGHPDAATLTYFGLYALQHRGQESAGIVVANDGNLDGHKGMGLVNEVFRGEELKNLKGNCAVGHVRYSTTGSSNIANAQPFVARHKKRSYALAHNGNIVNAYEIKSELENEGSIFQTTMDTEVAIHLFIKNLKFGFDEALQKATQRLKGAYSFIALTSEGDLIGIKDSNGFRPLCLGMLNGSYVLASETCALDLIQAEFIRELEPGEIVIINNEGIRSIMPEKIEKKSVCIFEYIYFARPDSTIFGKNVYLTRKDHGRRLARESHVPADLVMPFPDSGSYAAIGYAEESGIPFEMGMIRNHYVGRTFIQPTQGMRDFGVRVKLNPVKELLKGKDIIIVEDSIIRGTTAKTRIKALRELGVNKVHMRISCPPHKFPCHYGIDFSSKGELIASRMSVEELRDYLGLDSLHYLSIEGLLESTKTPDPENNYCKACFDGNYPVKFSENVSKACLESR, encoded by the coding sequence ATGTATAATATTTTTGAGTCTGAAAAACCAAGAGAAGCATGTGGCGTATTCGGGATCCACGGACATCCGGATGCGGCAACCCTGACATATTTCGGTCTTTACGCTCTCCAGCACAGAGGCCAGGAAAGCGCGGGGATTGTGGTGGCAAACGATGGAAATCTTGATGGTCACAAAGGCATGGGTCTGGTAAATGAGGTTTTCCGAGGGGAAGAACTTAAAAATCTGAAAGGCAACTGCGCCGTCGGCCATGTCAGATATTCCACAACAGGAAGCTCCAATATTGCAAATGCCCAGCCATTTGTGGCGCGACACAAAAAAAGAAGCTATGCCCTGGCTCACAACGGCAATATTGTCAATGCTTATGAAATCAAATCTGAACTCGAAAATGAAGGCTCAATTTTCCAGACTACAATGGACACAGAAGTTGCGATTCATCTTTTCATAAAAAATCTGAAGTTCGGTTTTGATGAAGCTCTTCAAAAAGCAACGCAAAGATTAAAAGGCGCTTATTCCTTTATTGCCCTGACAAGCGAAGGGGATCTTATAGGAATCAAGGATTCCAACGGATTCAGACCTCTTTGTCTTGGAATGCTCAACGGCTCGTATGTCCTTGCATCCGAGACATGCGCCCTTGATCTTATCCAGGCCGAATTCATCAGAGAGCTTGAACCAGGCGAGATAGTCATAATAAACAATGAAGGCATACGAAGCATTATGCCTGAAAAGATAGAAAAAAAATCTGTCTGTATTTTCGAATATATTTATTTTGCCCGCCCAGACAGCACAATTTTCGGCAAAAACGTATATCTTACAAGAAAGGATCATGGAAGAAGACTGGCACGTGAAAGCCATGTTCCGGCAGATCTTGTAATGCCTTTCCCTGATTCAGGAAGCTATGCTGCAATCGGATACGCCGAAGAATCCGGAATTCCTTTTGAAATGGGAATGATAAGAAATCATTATGTGGGAAGAACATTCATACAACCAACCCAGGGAATGCGCGACTTTGGCGTGAGGGTGAAGCTGAACCCAGTGAAAGAGCTTCTTAAAGGCAAAGATATTATAATAGTTGAAGACTCCATAATAAGAGGAACCACCGCCAAGACGAGAATAAAGGCGCTTCGTGAGCTTGGTGTCAATAAGGTTCACATGCGGATAAGCTGTCCTCCACATAAATTCCCTTGCCACTACGGCATAGATTTTTCCAGCAAGGGAGAGCTGATCGCGTCAAGGATGAGCGTCGAAGAACTGAGGGATTATCTTGGTCTCGATTCATTGCATTACCTTTCCATTGAAGGGCTTCTTGAGTCTACAAAAACGCCTGACCCTGAAAATAATTACTGCAAGGCCTGTTTTGACGGCAATTATCCTGTCAAATTCAGTGAAAATGTTTCAAAAGCTTGTCTTGAAAGCCGTTAG
- a CDS encoding cyclic nucleotide-binding domain-containing protein produces MIETKYLKDNISNIQKLLTIPALKNFEAQNLGKLLRLSKMREYEDGEAIIREGDMDPWLYFLLSGTIKITKEGHEIASISRIGEIFGEMRVIDSKSRSASVYASGKVTCLAVDTSARSRLADDDTRDERLDFLLLLYRIFAEFMSARLRLANDELVRSKQKVKFLKEHLEIKGSS; encoded by the coding sequence ATGATAGAAACCAAATACCTCAAGGATAATATCTCAAACATACAAAAGCTCCTTACTATTCCTGCGCTCAAAAATTTCGAGGCTCAAAACCTTGGAAAGCTTTTAAGGCTCAGCAAGATGAGAGAATATGAGGACGGAGAAGCAATTATCCGCGAGGGAGATATGGATCCATGGCTCTATTTTCTCCTGTCCGGTACAATAAAAATCACCAAGGAAGGACATGAGATAGCCTCAATATCCAGAATCGGTGAAATATTCGGCGAAATGAGGGTCATAGACAGCAAGAGCAGATCCGCCTCTGTTTATGCATCCGGCAAAGTTACATGCCTTGCAGTTGACACTTCTGCAAGATCAAGGTTAGCAGATGATGACACAAGGGATGAAAGACTGGACTTCCTACTACTTCTTTACAGAATTTTTGCGGAATTCATGTCTGCAAGACTAAGGCTCGCCAATGATGAGCTAGTAAGGTCGAAACAGAAAGTAAAATTTCTCAAGGAGCATCTTGAAATAAAGGGTTCTTCATAG
- the carB gene encoding carbamoyl-phosphate synthase large subunit encodes MPKRTDIKRIMIIGAGPIIIGQACEFDYSGTQACKALKEEGYEVILVNSNPATIMTDPETADRTYIEPVTPEIVAKIIERERPDALLPTLGGQTGLNTAVKVAEMGVLEKYNVELIGASLDAIKKAEDRELFRDAMTKIGLKIPESGFAKNMTQAREVADAIGFPVIIRPSFTLGGTGGGVAYNPEELELIAKAGLDASLISQVMIEKSILGWKEYELEVVRDKKDNVIIICSIENLDPMGVHTGDSITVAPAQTLTDKEFQVMRDAAIAILREIGVDTGGSNVQFAVNPEDGEMVIIEMNPRVSRSSALASKATGYPIAKIAAKLAVGYTLDELPNDITGGQTMASFEPTIDYCVVKVPRWTFEKFPETQDYLTTAMKSVGEAMSIGRTFKEAFQKAFRSLETGRAGMGADGKDVIDTTGKQPTKQEILHHLVTPNSKRIFYLRYALKSGMSENEVHELTKIDPWFINQINQIVSFESEIEKFEGKLLPEDVLYKAKRLGFSDRQIAYLTKATDREVEKYRKSLGMKPVYKLVDTCAAEFYAATPYYYSTYETEDESRVSDRKKVMILGGGPNRIGQGIEFDYCCVHASMALREEGVESIMVNSNPETVSTDYDTSDKLYFEPLTREDVLHIIENEEPDGLIIQFGGQTPLNLAGQLAESGVPILGTSAESIAMAEDRKLFQVMLNKLGLVQPPNGTAMNIAEAEKVAEEIGYPVIVRPSFVLGGRAMKIVYNPEELRNFTKIAIDVSPDHPVLIDKFLEDATEFDVDGISDGKRTIIAGMMEHIEEAGIHSGDSACVLPPHTADNSMLEEMRVATRAMAKELNVVGLMNVQYAVKDNKLYVIEVNPRASRTIPFVSKATGIPFAKIATKIMLGKTLDDFGLHADPVPPHTSVKEVVLPFDRFPDVDTLLGPEMKSTGEVMGVDDDFAMAFAKAQSASGNHLPVTGTLFISVKDSDKPAAEKIAKQFIDAGFKIVATRGTSAFLKEKGIENKMINKVSVGRPHVVDAIMNSEIDLIINTPSGSDEKQDGFQIRRAALKFNIPYTTTMSSAQAICDAVITLKARDMAVKTLQEYHV; translated from the coding sequence ATGCCGAAAAGAACAGACATAAAAAGAATAATGATCATAGGCGCGGGCCCGATAATAATCGGACAAGCCTGCGAATTCGACTATTCAGGAACCCAGGCATGCAAAGCCCTCAAGGAGGAAGGCTACGAGGTAATACTCGTAAACAGCAATCCAGCCACAATCATGACAGACCCGGAGACCGCTGACAGAACTTACATAGAGCCTGTCACTCCCGAAATAGTGGCAAAAATAATCGAAAGGGAAAGACCTGATGCCCTTCTCCCGACCCTCGGTGGCCAGACAGGCCTCAATACTGCCGTAAAAGTCGCGGAAATGGGTGTTCTTGAAAAGTACAATGTGGAACTGATCGGTGCATCCCTTGACGCCATCAAAAAAGCTGAAGACAGGGAACTTTTCCGCGATGCCATGACCAAAATCGGCCTCAAGATTCCTGAAAGCGGTTTTGCAAAAAACATGACCCAGGCTAGGGAAGTTGCAGACGCAATCGGTTTTCCCGTGATCATACGCCCCAGCTTCACGCTTGGAGGAACAGGCGGCGGAGTCGCATACAACCCTGAAGAGCTTGAGCTGATTGCAAAGGCAGGGCTTGACGCGAGTCTCATTTCCCAGGTCATGATAGAAAAGTCCATTCTCGGCTGGAAAGAATATGAGCTTGAGGTTGTAAGAGACAAAAAAGACAACGTAATCATAATCTGTTCCATTGAAAACCTTGATCCCATGGGTGTCCACACAGGAGACAGCATAACAGTGGCTCCTGCCCAGACCCTGACAGACAAGGAATTCCAGGTCATGCGCGATGCTGCCATCGCAATTCTTAGGGAAATCGGAGTCGATACAGGCGGATCAAATGTCCAGTTTGCCGTTAATCCCGAAGATGGTGAAATGGTCATCATCGAAATGAACCCAAGGGTTTCAAGAAGTTCAGCCCTTGCTTCAAAGGCGACAGGATACCCGATAGCTAAAATAGCCGCAAAACTTGCCGTGGGCTATACCCTCGACGAGCTGCCCAATGACATAACCGGCGGCCAGACCATGGCATCATTTGAGCCGACCATAGACTACTGTGTTGTAAAAGTTCCAAGATGGACATTTGAAAAATTCCCTGAAACCCAGGATTATCTTACAACGGCCATGAAATCGGTCGGCGAGGCCATGTCCATAGGAAGAACCTTCAAAGAAGCTTTCCAGAAGGCGTTCAGGTCGCTTGAGACGGGCCGCGCAGGAATGGGTGCCGACGGCAAGGATGTCATAGACACCACCGGAAAACAGCCCACTAAGCAGGAAATTCTTCATCACCTTGTGACTCCTAACTCAAAAAGAATATTCTATCTACGTTATGCGCTCAAGTCCGGAATGTCCGAGAATGAAGTACATGAGCTGACAAAAATAGATCCTTGGTTCATTAATCAGATAAATCAGATTGTTTCCTTTGAGTCCGAGATTGAAAAATTCGAAGGCAAACTGCTTCCCGAAGATGTTCTTTATAAAGCAAAGCGTCTTGGTTTTTCAGACAGACAGATCGCCTATCTGACAAAAGCCACTGACAGAGAAGTTGAAAAATACCGCAAGTCTCTCGGTATGAAGCCGGTTTATAAACTTGTTGATACCTGCGCCGCAGAATTTTATGCAGCCACTCCATATTATTATTCGACCTATGAAACAGAAGACGAATCCAGGGTATCTGACAGAAAAAAGGTTATGATTCTTGGCGGCGGTCCGAACAGAATAGGCCAGGGAATTGAATTCGACTACTGCTGTGTTCATGCTTCAATGGCGCTTAGAGAAGAAGGCGTTGAAAGCATCATGGTCAACTCTAATCCCGAGACTGTAAGTACGGACTATGACACCTCGGACAAGCTTTATTTTGAGCCTCTGACCAGGGAAGACGTTCTTCATATAATTGAAAACGAAGAACCAGACGGTCTCATAATCCAATTCGGAGGCCAGACGCCTCTAAATCTTGCTGGACAGCTGGCTGAATCTGGAGTGCCGATTCTTGGAACATCAGCCGAAAGCATTGCAATGGCAGAAGACAGAAAGCTCTTCCAGGTAATGCTTAACAAGCTGGGACTTGTCCAGCCGCCCAACGGCACTGCGATGAATATAGCTGAAGCTGAAAAGGTTGCCGAGGAGATAGGTTACCCTGTGATTGTCCGCCCGTCATTCGTGCTTGGCGGAAGAGCAATGAAGATTGTTTATAATCCTGAAGAGCTGAGAAATTTCACAAAAATAGCGATTGATGTATCTCCTGATCATCCTGTCCTCATAGACAAATTCCTTGAAGACGCCACAGAATTCGATGTTGACGGAATATCAGACGGCAAACGAACAATTATCGCCGGAATGATGGAGCACATCGAAGAAGCGGGAATCCATTCAGGAGATTCGGCCTGCGTTCTTCCTCCGCATACGGCAGACAATTCAATGCTCGAAGAGATGAGGGTGGCTACAAGGGCAATGGCAAAGGAACTTAATGTTGTCGGCCTAATGAACGTCCAGTATGCTGTGAAAGACAACAAATTATATGTAATCGAAGTAAATCCGAGGGCCTCGAGAACAATTCCTTTTGTTAGCAAGGCTACTGGAATTCCTTTTGCAAAAATAGCCACAAAAATCATGCTTGGAAAAACCCTCGATGATTTTGGGCTTCACGCTGATCCGGTGCCGCCCCACACTTCTGTCAAGGAAGTTGTTCTTCCGTTTGACAGATTCCCGGACGTTGATACCCTTCTCGGCCCTGAGATGAAATCCACAGGCGAGGTAATGGGCGTTGACGATGATTTCGCCATGGCTTTTGCCAAGGCCCAGTCAGCATCGGGTAACCATCTGCCTGTAACCGGAACGCTTTTCATAAGTGTCAAGGACTCAGACAAACCTGCCGCTGAAAAAATCGCGAAACAGTTTATAGACGCTGGATTCAAAATAGTGGCAACCAGGGGCACATCAGCTTTTCTTAAAGAAAAAGGCATAGAGAATAAGATGATCAACAAGGTTTCTGTTGGACGTCCCCATGTTGTCGACGCCATCATGAACAGTGAAATTGATCTTATAATAAACACGCCATCAGGAAGCGACGAAAAACAGGACGGATTCCAGATAAGAAGGGCCGCCCTTAAATTCAACATTCCTTACACCACAACAATGTCAAGCGCCCAGGCCATATGTGATGCTGTCATCACATTAAAGGCCAGAGATATGGCAGTAAAAACGCTGCAGGAGTATCATGTATAA
- the carA gene encoding glutamine-hydrolyzing carbamoyl-phosphate synthase small subunit — translation MKALLALEDGRIFPCRSFTGPGETSGEAVFNTSMTGYQEVLTDPSYKGQMVTMTYPLIGNYGINPEDIESASIHVAAFIVREYQDFPSNYRSTSTLADYLKSYGVMGIDELDTRALTKHLRTNGALRGVISSIDLDPESLVKKARSIPKMAGQDLVKDVTTAKPYFWIGGASKTIEADIEKAGPEIWPENKKLTLVAFDFGIKFNILRSLERAGFTVLVVPAFTSAEAVKRIEPQAIFLSNGPGDPEPLNYAINTIRDLIGFRPIFGICLGNQLLGLAMGGKTFKLKFGHRGGNQPVQNRKSGRIEITSQNHGFAVDLNSLDVNDLEITHMNLNDNTLEGFRHKKLPIFTVQHHPEASPGPHDSGYLFEEFAEAVKAFEADPKTAC, via the coding sequence ATGAAAGCATTACTTGCCCTGGAAGACGGCAGAATTTTTCCATGCCGATCATTCACCGGGCCCGGCGAGACTTCGGGCGAAGCTGTTTTCAACACCAGTATGACTGGCTATCAGGAAGTCCTGACAGATCCTTCATACAAAGGCCAGATGGTTACCATGACATATCCTTTGATTGGTAATTACGGCATAAATCCTGAAGATATCGAATCGGCCTCCATCCATGTTGCTGCCTTTATTGTGCGCGAATATCAGGATTTTCCAAGCAATTACAGATCAACTTCGACCCTTGCTGATTATCTTAAGTCATACGGTGTAATGGGAATAGACGAGCTTGATACAAGGGCTCTGACCAAACACCTCAGAACAAACGGAGCGCTCAGGGGCGTAATTTCATCAATTGATCTTGATCCAGAGTCCCTTGTAAAAAAAGCTCGGTCCATTCCCAAAATGGCAGGTCAGGATCTTGTGAAAGATGTGACCACAGCAAAGCCATATTTCTGGATAGGCGGAGCTTCCAAAACCATAGAAGCAGACATTGAAAAAGCTGGGCCTGAAATCTGGCCTGAAAACAAAAAGCTTACTCTTGTGGCATTTGACTTTGGAATAAAATTCAATATTCTTCGTTCGCTTGAACGGGCCGGATTCACAGTCCTTGTTGTGCCTGCATTCACGTCTGCGGAAGCCGTAAAAAGAATAGAACCCCAGGCTATATTCCTGTCAAACGGCCCCGGAGACCCTGAGCCTCTGAATTATGCCATTAATACCATCCGCGACCTCATCGGATTCAGACCAATATTCGGAATCTGCCTCGGCAACCAGCTCCTCGGACTTGCCATGGGCGGAAAGACATTCAAACTCAAGTTCGGTCACAGAGGCGGAAACCAGCCTGTTCAGAACAGAAAATCAGGCAGGATTGAAATTACATCCCAGAATCACGGTTTTGCCGTTGATCTGAACAGCCTTGATGTGAATGACCTCGAAATAACGCATATGAATCTGAACGACAATACGCTTGAGGGTTTCAGGCACAAAAAATTGCCTATATTCACGGTTCAGCACCATCCGGAGGCTTCACCAGGGCCTCATGATTCGGGATATCTGTTTGAAGAATTTGCAGAAGCGGTAAAAGCGTTTGAAGCTGATCCCAAAACTGCATGCTAA